Proteins from one Fragaria vesca subsp. vesca linkage group LG6, FraVesHawaii_1.0, whole genome shotgun sequence genomic window:
- the LOC101307423 gene encoding uncharacterized protein LOC101307423, producing MSKRLKSSSPLTRTKIDDLPEVLLVDILCRIPSRLIFLCKLVSKPWYSLISTPQFVDRYLCGQRQLQKPDLLTTLVVFDIVPPAISLIITSDHPAFKTRARNFSLNFLPCYHQARGIKKLAKGHILKGMLKPGSVVPPVVVGTYNDLVLCCATMNYQRHYYLCNPYTKQWVALPSTPRVYRNVLVGFVCDPYLTYSNDDDHNGEKEQRMTSSSSVIRNADYKWKVVRVVPNPSYPYFHFEIFSSETRQWREIFVGTYARIRIISSTSSSFSLASDDWTTMSSVAYKGMLYWWCKNGRTLELDVSSSNTAKYRFIAPPEELESDFESVNGIGSLGVSGGRLHLCMHEKFSGDQGEVKQAFQVWELKQVVNGRWLADRVTIASKDIEVCYPNIRVLAFHPNNEDVLYFRKGFEIVTCNLNGGKLEKTSESPVKGIERRFYYSFSLPWLPTPVPKRL from the coding sequence ATGTCAAAAAGATTGAAATCATCGTCACCACTCACCAGGACTAAGATTGATGATCTCCCGGAGGTTTTATTGGTTGATATTCTGTGTCGGATTCCCAGCAGACTCATATTCCTATGCAAGCTTGTGTCCAAGCCTTGGTACAGTCTCATATCTACTCCTCAGTTTGTTGACCGCTATCTATGCGGTCAACGTCAATTGCAAAAACCTGATCTTTTAACAACTCTGGTTGTATTCGATATAGTCCCCCCAGCAATATCTTTGATCATAACGTCGGATCATCCGGCCTTCAAAACAAGAGCGAGAAATTTCAGTCTTAATTTCCTCCCATGTTATCACCAAGCCAGAGGCATAAAAAAGCTAGCAAAAGGGCACATCCTGAAGGGTATGCTCAAACCAGGTTCTGTTGTACCACCAGTTGTTGTAGGCACGTATAATGACTTGGTTTTATGCTGCGCAACCATGAATTATCAACGGCATTACTACCTCTGCAATCCATACACCAAACAATGGGTTGCTCTCCCTTCCACCCCTCGCGTCTACCGCAACGTGCTTGTAGGCTTTGTCTGTGATCCATATTTAACGTACTCGAATGACGATGATCATAATGGAGAAAAAGAACAAAGGATGACTAGTAGCAGTTCTGTAATCCGTAATGCTGATTATAAGTGGAAGGTTGTACGAGTAGTTCCGAATCCATCATATCCGTACTTCCATTTTGAGATCTTCTCTTCTGAGACCCGTCAATGGAGAGAGATATTTGTAGGTACATATGCCCGCATAAGGATAATCAGCAGCACCTCTTCGTCATTTTCACTTGCTTCTGACGATTGGACAACAATGTCTTCTGTAGCTTACAAAGGAATGTTGTACTGGTGGTGCAAAAATGGCCGAACACTTGAGTTGGATGTGTCCAGTTCCAACACAGCTAAGTACCGTTTTATTGCGCCGCCTGAGGAGTTGGAAAGTGATTTTGAAAGTGTAAATGGGATAGGGTCGCTAGGAGTGAGCGGAGGACGTCTGCATTTGTGCATGCATGAAAAATTCTCTGGAGATCAAGGTGAGGTTAAGCAGGCATTTCAGGTTTGGGAGTTGAAACAGGTTGTCAACGGCAGATGGTTAGCAGACCGTGTTACTATAGCTTCCAAAGATATTGAGGTCTGCTATCCAAATATTAGAGTGCTAGCTTTCCACCCAAACAATGAAGATGTCCTATATTTTAGAAAAGGCTTTGAAATAGTGACATGCAACCTAAATGGAGGAAAGTTAGAGAAAACTTCAGAGAGTCCAGTGAAGGGAATCGAGAGGAGATTCTACTACTCGTTTTCTCTCCCATGGTTGCCTACCCCGGTTCCCAAGAGACTCTAG